The Fibrobacter sp. UWB11 genome includes the window GGCATTCTTCGTTGACCTGGTGGAGCGCTTCGTCGAGTTCCGGACCGCGGTCGCGGCTCACGGCCATGATGTTGAGCGTCGTTTCATAGCCCATGTCGTGGAAGGCGTTCACCATGCTGATGCCCTTGTCGATGTTCTTGACGTAGCTTGCCACGCGGAACATCTGGTACGGGCTTTCGGAAGCGGGCTTCACAGCGTCCATGTTGACGCGACCCACGTCGGCCATCACAGCCATCTTCATCTTGGAATCGATGCCGTCTTTGACCTTCCAGAGCAAATCATCGTCGCAGAACTTCCATGGACCATATTCCTTCGGGTCGAAAAGTTCAGGGGAGTTCTTGTAACCCATTTCCATGTAGTCTACGCCGGCTGCTGTGAGAAGGGTGTACAATCTACGCACGAATTCAAGAGAAAAATCGTGCTTGTTGACGAGGCCGCCATCGCGGATCGTGCAGTCGAGAACTTTAATTGTTTCGTAGTACATGTTTGTATCTTCTGTTTTTTGGTTATTGTAGTCTAAGACGTCGTTCTGAGCGATGGAATCGCGAAGAATCCAGTCATTTTTTCCTTGCCTCGCAAACATAGGTTTTGAAATTTGAATGGTCAATAAATTTTTTTAGGTTTCTGAAAAATAATTGTTATTTAACGTAAATTTTGCGTTAAAATGATGAGAAAAGGTCTTTTCACATTGATTTATGTGGATGCTTTGGGGGCGAAACCGCTCCGTTAAGAAGTTAATTGCTATAAAATCCCTTTAATAAATTGCAATTTCAGTTCGCTAGGAGAAGCCTTTCTGTAGGGCTAGAAGCGATTTATTTTATAATCTACGCTATAATTGCGTTGAATGTAACCCTTTGTCATTCCCGCGAAAGCGGGAATCTCCCTCTCGTATTAAAAGGAGATGCCCTCCCCATACGCGGATCATGACTACTAAGCAGCATAGCTGCAAGTAGTCAAAGACATTAAGTGGGGCATGACAGTTTTGCTTTGTCGTTCCATCTC containing:
- a CDS encoding aldolase catalytic domain-containing protein, with the protein product MYYETIKVLDCTIRDGGLVNKHDFSLEFVRRLYTLLTAAGVDYMEMGYKNSPELFDPKEYGPWKFCDDDLLWKVKDGIDSKMKMAVMADVGRVNMDAVKPASESPYQMFRVASYVKNIDKGISMVNAFHDMGYETTLNIMAVSRDRGPELDEALHQVNEECHADVLYLVDSFGAFYQEDIDKELARYKGIVKNKKFGFHGHNNQQLAFSNTIQAIINHVDYLDGSVSGMGRGAGNCTTELLLGFLKNPKYDLRPVLDAIQELFLPLQSKYEWGYIIPQMITGMLNRHPQDAIAVRKTEEKDMYRKFYEHMIND